A region from the Bos indicus x Bos taurus breed Angus x Brahman F1 hybrid chromosome 9, Bos_hybrid_MaternalHap_v2.0, whole genome shotgun sequence genome encodes:
- the TPBG gene encoding trophoblast glycoprotein yields the protein MPGACSRGPAAGDGRLRLARLALVLLGWVSSTSLPSSASSSTSSASLPAPAASGQPALPGRCPAPCECSEAARTVKCVNRNLTEVPADLPPYVRNLFLTGNQLAVLPAGAFARRPPLADLAALNLSGNRLKEVDAGAFEHLPGLRQLDLSHNPLADLSPFAFSGSNASVATPSPLAELILNRLELPAAERQNLSLEGMVAAALRAGHALRGLRRLELASNQLLYLPHDVLAHLPGLRHLDLRNNSLVGLTHVSFRNLTHLESLHLEDNALKVLRNGTLAELQSLPHVRVFLDDNPWVCDCHMVDMVAWLKETEVVQGKGRLTCAFPEKMRHRVLLELNSSDLDCDPILPPSLQTSYVFLGIVLALIGAIFLLVLYLNRKGIKKWMHNIRDACRDHMEGYHYRYEINADPRLTNLSSNSDV from the coding sequence ATGCCTGGGGCGTGCTCCCGGGGCCCCGCCGCCGGGGACGGGCGGCTGCGGTTGGCGCGGCTGGCGCTAGTCCTCCTGGGCTGGGTCTCCTCGACCTCCCTCCCCTCGTCGGcgtcctcctccacctcctcggCGTCGCTCCCGGCTCCCGCGGCGTCCGGCCAGCCCGCGCTGCCGGGCCGATGCCCAGCGCCGTGTGAGTGCTCCGAAGCGGCGCGCACGGTCAAGTGCGTGAACCGCAACTTGACCGAGGTGCCGGCCGACCTGCCCCCCTACGTGCGCAACCTCTTCCTCACGGGCAACCAGCTGGCCGTGCTGCCCGCCGGTGCCTTCGCCCGCCGGCCGCCGCTGGCCGACCTGGCCGCGCTCAACCTCAGCGGCAACCGCCTGAAGGAGGTGGACGCCGGCGCCTTCGAGCACCTGCCCGGCCTGCGCCAGCTCGACCTCAGCCACAACCCGCTGGCCGACCTCAGCCCCTTCGCCTTCTCGGGCAGCAACGCCAGTGTCGCGACCCCCAGCCCCCTGGCGGAACTCATCTTGAACCGCCTCGAGCTCCCCGCGGCCGAGCGGCAGAACCTGAGCCTGGAGGGGATGGTGGCGGCGGCCCTGCGAGCTGGCCACGCGCTGCGGGGGCTCCGCCGCCTGGAGCTGGCCAGCAACCAGCTCCTCTACCTGCCCCACGACGTCCTGGCCCATCTGCCCGGCCTCCGGCACCTGGACCTGCGCAACAACTCGCTGGTGGGCCTGACCCACGTGTCCTTCCGGAACCTGACGCACCTCGAAAGCCTGCACCTGGAGGacaatgccctcaaggtcctGCGCAACGGCACCCTGGCCGAGCTGCAAAGCCTGCCCCACGTCCGGGTCTTCCTAGACGACAATCCCTGGGTCTGTGACTGCCACATGGTGGACATGGTGGCCTGGCTCAAGGAGACCGAGGTAGTGCAGGGCAAAGGCAGGCTCACCTGTGCGTTCCCGGAGAAAATGAGGCATCGGGTCCTCTTGGAACTCAACAGCTCCGATCTGGACTGTGACCCTATCCTCCCGCCATCCCTGCAGACGTCTTATGTGTTCCTGGGTATTGTTTTAGCTCTGATAGGCGCCATCTTCCTCCTGGTTTTGTATTTGAACCGCAAAGGGATAAAGAAGTGGATGCATAACATCAGAGATGCCTGTAGGGATCACATGGAAGGGTATCATTACAGATACGAAATCAATGCGGACCCCAGGTTAACAAACCTCAGCTCGAATTCGGATGTCTGA